Proteins from one Flavobacterium sp. N2038 genomic window:
- a CDS encoding S41 family peptidase, translating to MKKTLLIVLVLLFQFSFSKPITETQKLSATCKIWGFLKYYHPNVADGSKNWDEQLFQVLPKVEGAQTAEAFSLVIENWLASLGEVKAHESAKPVSKKEYFDKNFDLSWINKNELFSKSLSKKLKFIEENRIQEKQYYVDYEFGGGNAPLQFKNEVKYQDFKWTDKNLRLLALFRYWNYIEYFFPYKYQMDQNWDKTLLEFLPRISAPESEKDFALAMREISIKINDTHASTHMPQLFDYFGDKFIPVEVKIINQKAVVIGLKNDSLAKVSDLKIGDVITKVEGKTIDELLKENLKYVEGSNEPSVLKNAYWTIFNGKTSAFEIEFVRDGKTAVKSINRYKYQDLKIQFPKEEKWKILEGNIGYVNFGGLDVIDIPNLIEALKNTNAIIFDNRKRPHDVLYALAEWLNPESVEYVKYIDPDISFPGRYVWRTDKDKCGKTNPDYYKGKVIVLIDENAISHAEHNVMALQTAPKTTVIGSQTGGADGANYRFGIIKGFSSSFTCYGVFYPNKKEVQRIGIVPDIEVKPTILGIQQGNDEILERAVLFAKNGK from the coding sequence ATGAAAAAAACGTTACTTATTGTTCTTGTTTTACTATTTCAGTTTTCTTTTTCAAAACCCATTACAGAAACTCAAAAATTAAGCGCAACCTGCAAAATTTGGGGATTTCTAAAATATTATCATCCAAATGTCGCCGATGGAAGTAAAAATTGGGACGAACAATTGTTTCAAGTTTTGCCAAAAGTTGAAGGAGCGCAAACTGCAGAAGCATTTTCATTAGTAATCGAAAATTGGCTGGCTTCACTAGGAGAAGTTAAGGCTCATGAATCAGCAAAGCCTGTTTCTAAAAAAGAGTATTTTGATAAAAATTTCGATTTATCATGGATCAATAAAAATGAATTGTTTTCTAAATCACTTTCAAAAAAACTGAAATTTATTGAAGAAAATAGAATTCAGGAAAAACAGTATTATGTTGATTATGAGTTTGGTGGTGGTAATGCTCCATTACAATTTAAGAATGAAGTAAAATATCAGGATTTTAAATGGACAGACAAAAACCTTCGTCTTTTAGCCTTATTCAGATATTGGAATTACATCGAATATTTTTTCCCGTATAAATATCAAATGGATCAAAACTGGGATAAGACATTACTTGAATTTCTTCCGAGAATTAGTGCGCCAGAATCAGAAAAAGATTTTGCTTTAGCAATGCGTGAAATTTCTATAAAAATAAATGATACACACGCTTCTACTCACATGCCCCAGCTGTTTGATTATTTTGGAGATAAATTTATTCCGGTTGAGGTTAAAATTATTAATCAGAAAGCCGTTGTTATAGGTTTAAAAAATGATTCTCTGGCAAAAGTCAGCGATCTTAAAATTGGAGATGTTATTACAAAAGTAGAAGGGAAAACAATTGACGAACTTCTAAAAGAAAATTTAAAATATGTTGAAGGATCAAACGAGCCTTCGGTCTTAAAAAATGCCTATTGGACAATCTTTAATGGAAAAACGTCAGCTTTTGAAATTGAATTTGTCAGAGACGGAAAAACAGCTGTAAAATCAATAAACAGATATAAATATCAGGATTTAAAAATTCAATTTCCAAAAGAAGAAAAGTGGAAAATTCTGGAAGGAAATATTGGTTATGTAAATTTTGGCGGACTTGATGTTATAGATATCCCAAACTTAATTGAAGCACTTAAAAATACCAATGCAATTATTTTTGACAATAGAAAAAGACCTCATGATGTATTGTATGCACTTGCAGAGTGGCTTAATCCAGAATCAGTTGAATATGTTAAATATATTGACCCGGATATTAGTTTTCCGGGACGTTATGTATGGAGGACAGATAAGGATAAATGCGGTAAAACCAATCCGGATTATTACAAAGGAAAAGTAATTGTTCTAATTGATGAAAATGCGATTAGCCACGCAGAACATAATGTTATGGCGCTTCAAACTGCTCCTAAAACTACTGTTATTGGCAGTCAGACAGGTGGCGCAGATGGTGCAAATTATAGATTCGGTATTATAAAAGGATTTTCTTCATCGTTTACTTGTTATGGCGTTTTTTATCCAAACAAAAAAGAAGTGCAACGTATTGGGATTGTTCCTGATATTGAAGTAAAACCGACTATTTTAGGTATTCAGCAAGGAAACGACGAGATTTTAGAAAGAGCTGTTCTTTTTGCAAAAAACGGAAAATAA
- a CDS encoding HlyD family secretion protein, translating to MAEDNTTFELRSEEVQDILTKVPHWMIRWGTILIFVIILMLFFVSWFVKYPDVVNTEILITTNIPPEKIVAKSSGRIEVILVKNKAIVPKNTTLAIIENTANYKDVFLLNRIIDSYNINDPKSDFPFSKLKNAQLGEIESAYAVFQKDYQAQKLNEDLHPFEVESRAQYSEKIQIQERLDILQQQKAINEGELELQKNELARFEVLFNKGIISAQEMEVKKLSFLQAQKNYRSLLSSISQLRSSLIDNTKSSQNSHINSTKEEVNLGRNMAQSFYQLKKVIKDWEMAYTLKSSVSGVVTFLQVWTENQTINVGDNVFSIIPDAKNGFIGKVKAPALNSGKIKVGQRVNIRLANFPDREFGVLKGKIQNISLVPDKDGNLLLDVALPNGLETSYKKQIIFQQEMKGSAEIVTEDLRLIERILYQFKSIFEQV from the coding sequence ATGGCTGAAGATAACACGACATTTGAGTTAAGAAGTGAAGAGGTTCAGGATATTCTCACCAAAGTACCGCATTGGATGATTCGATGGGGGACTATTTTAATATTTGTCATTATACTGATGTTGTTTTTTGTTTCCTGGTTTGTAAAATATCCGGATGTGGTAAATACCGAAATTCTAATTACAACGAATATTCCACCAGAGAAAATCGTAGCAAAATCTTCAGGGCGCATCGAAGTAATTTTGGTAAAAAATAAAGCGATAGTACCCAAAAATACTACACTTGCAATTATAGAAAATACAGCTAATTACAAAGATGTTTTTTTATTAAATAGAATAATAGATTCTTATAATATTAATGATCCTAAAAGTGATTTTCCGTTTTCGAAGCTGAAAAATGCGCAATTAGGAGAAATTGAAAGCGCTTATGCGGTCTTTCAAAAAGATTATCAGGCACAGAAACTAAATGAGGATTTGCATCCTTTTGAAGTAGAGAGCCGCGCGCAGTATTCTGAAAAAATTCAGATACAGGAGCGATTAGATATTTTACAACAGCAAAAAGCAATCAACGAGGGTGAATTGGAGCTTCAAAAAAATGAACTTGCCCGTTTTGAAGTTTTATTCAATAAAGGTATAATTTCAGCTCAGGAAATGGAGGTTAAGAAGTTGAGTTTTTTACAAGCGCAAAAGAATTATAGAAGCCTTTTGTCATCAATTTCTCAATTGAGATCCTCTTTAATAGATAATACAAAATCAAGTCAGAATTCGCACATAAACAGCACCAAAGAAGAAGTTAACCTTGGTCGCAACATGGCGCAATCTTTTTATCAGCTCAAAAAGGTGATAAAAGACTGGGAAATGGCTTATACACTAAAATCTTCTGTAAGTGGCGTGGTGACTTTTTTGCAGGTTTGGACAGAAAATCAAACCATAAATGTAGGGGATAATGTTTTTTCAATTATTCCGGATGCAAAAAATGGGTTCATAGGCAAAGTAAAAGCACCAGCTTTAAATTCTGGAAAAATAAAAGTAGGGCAAAGAGTAAATATTCGCCTGGCTAACTTTCCTGACAGAGAGTTTGGTGTTTTAAAAGGGAAGATTCAGAATATCTCACTGGTGCCCGATAAAGACGGGAATTTATTGCTGGATGTTGCATTGCCAAACGGATTGGAAACTTCTTATAAAAAACAAATTATATTTCAACAGGAAATGAAAGGAAGTGCCGAGATCGTAACCGAAGATTTACGTTTGATCGAAAGAATTTTATACCAGTTTAAAAGTATTTTTGAGCAAGTTTAA